From one Streptomyces sp. N50 genomic stretch:
- a CDS encoding ATP-grasp domain-containing protein, with translation MPFEADREVPGLIVKFGDYPLHHGGVGAIRSLGRLGVPMYAITEDRYTPAAASRYLERAFVWPTTGTEEPGRLVEGLLRVGRRIGRPAVLIPTDEEAAVLIAEHQDALGSRFLFPRVEPKLPRRLASKQGLHELCVEHGIPSPAAAFPQSYDDIVEFAEKARFPLVAKNREAFVRRSRPAVNGTTRIATREGLLRLARDWGEHPGVILQEYLPREEAEDWIVHAYFDQDSTPLALFTGVKVRSWPPHAGMTAHAYVVDNPELADIAARFIKQIGFTGIIDLDLRFDRRDGQYKLLDFNPRMGAQFRLFENESGVDVVRAMHLDLTGRAVPEGEQRAGHRYIVENIDLPALLAYRRSGYTTPHAPARASGTELAWLAGDDLRPFFTMLARFVRPGAKHLYQLWRTNRRGSGTSSGKQ, from the coding sequence GTGCCTTTCGAGGCCGACCGCGAAGTGCCGGGCCTGATCGTGAAGTTCGGCGACTATCCGCTGCATCACGGTGGGGTGGGCGCGATCCGGAGTCTGGGGCGCCTCGGCGTGCCGATGTATGCGATCACGGAGGACCGTTACACACCCGCGGCCGCGTCCCGTTATCTGGAGCGCGCGTTCGTGTGGCCGACGACCGGCACGGAGGAACCCGGGCGGCTGGTGGAGGGCCTGCTGCGCGTCGGGCGCCGCATCGGCCGGCCCGCCGTCCTCATCCCCACCGACGAGGAGGCCGCCGTCCTGATCGCCGAGCACCAGGACGCGCTCGGCTCCCGCTTCCTCTTCCCGCGGGTGGAACCGAAGTTGCCGCGTCGCCTCGCGAGCAAGCAGGGCCTGCACGAACTCTGCGTGGAGCACGGCATCCCCAGCCCCGCGGCGGCGTTCCCGCAGTCGTACGACGACATCGTCGAGTTCGCCGAGAAGGCCCGCTTCCCGCTGGTGGCCAAGAACAGGGAGGCGTTCGTACGGCGCTCCCGGCCGGCGGTGAACGGGACGACGAGGATCGCGACCCGCGAGGGGCTGCTCAGGCTGGCCCGGGACTGGGGCGAGCACCCCGGGGTGATCCTCCAGGAGTACCTGCCGAGGGAGGAGGCCGAGGACTGGATCGTGCACGCGTACTTCGACCAGGACTCGACCCCGCTGGCCCTGTTCACCGGCGTGAAGGTGCGCTCCTGGCCGCCGCACGCGGGCATGACGGCACATGCATACGTGGTCGACAATCCGGAACTCGCGGACATCGCCGCACGTTTCATCAAACAGATCGGCTTCACCGGCATCATCGACCTCGACCTGCGCTTCGACCGGCGCGACGGCCAGTACAAACTGCTCGACTTCAACCCCCGCATGGGCGCCCAGTTCCGGCTCTTCGAGAACGAGTCGGGGGTGGACGTCGTCCGCGCCATGCACCTCGACCTGACCGGCCGCGCCGTCCCGGAGGGGGAACAGCGCGCCGGCCACCGGTACATCGTGGAGAACATCGACCTGCCCGCCCTCCTCGCCTACCGCCGCAGCGGCTATACGACGCCGCACGCACCGGCGCGGGCGAGCGGGACGGAGCTGGCCTGGCTCGCGGGTGACGACCTGCGGCCGTTCTTCACGATGCTGGCCCGCTTCGTGCGGCCGGGCGCGAAGCACCTGTATCAGCTGTGGCGCACCAACCGGCGCGGCAGCGGTACCAGTAGCGGCAAGCAGTAA
- a CDS encoding NAD(P)-binding domain-containing protein, with the protein MIQPVAVIGAGPFGLSTAAHLRARGIPVRVFGEPMVSWRDHMPAGMLLKSTPAASSIDAPQPGHTLVDYCDAAGIPRLVTDEDIIPVETFIAYGEWFQQKLVPELERVRVVSVDRKTGGGFELKLDSGELFTARAVVVATGLYGLAHLPPELAAAAVDGPAPTAPVSHSSQHHDLSGFKGKELIVVGAGQSALETAVLAAEAGANVRIVSRGRGKVAFGAAPWQQPKLRPESPFGRAWSLWALSYYPQPYRHLPEQTRHYLVRRVLGPLGAWWLRERFEGKVQVSEVERIVQAEAGGGAGAADGGPVLTVATPGGGTQHLTADHVIAATGYRVDIAAMDFLGHELRTQLAVSRGTPKLGAGYVSSVPGVYFTGLPSASSYGPVMRFVCGTEFASPRLAKHLAAAHG; encoded by the coding sequence GTGATTCAACCGGTAGCAGTCATCGGCGCCGGGCCGTTCGGCCTGTCCACCGCCGCGCATCTGCGGGCACGCGGCATTCCGGTCCGTGTCTTCGGCGAGCCCATGGTCAGCTGGCGTGACCACATGCCCGCCGGGATGCTCCTGAAGTCGACCCCCGCCGCCTCCAGCATCGACGCCCCGCAGCCCGGCCACACCCTCGTCGACTACTGCGACGCGGCCGGCATCCCCCGCCTGGTCACCGACGAGGACATCATCCCCGTGGAGACCTTCATCGCCTACGGCGAGTGGTTCCAGCAGAAGCTGGTGCCCGAGCTGGAGCGGGTACGGGTCGTCTCCGTCGACCGGAAGACCGGCGGCGGCTTCGAACTCAAGCTGGACTCGGGGGAGTTGTTCACGGCGCGGGCGGTGGTGGTCGCGACCGGGCTGTACGGCCTGGCCCACCTCCCGCCGGAGCTGGCCGCGGCGGCGGTCGACGGGCCCGCGCCCACCGCTCCCGTCTCGCACAGTTCGCAGCACCACGACCTGAGCGGGTTCAAGGGCAAGGAGCTGATCGTCGTCGGCGCGGGTCAATCCGCCCTGGAGACCGCGGTGTTGGCGGCCGAGGCGGGCGCGAACGTGCGGATCGTCTCGCGGGGGCGGGGGAAGGTGGCCTTCGGTGCGGCGCCGTGGCAGCAGCCGAAGCTGCGCCCCGAGTCGCCGTTCGGGCGGGCGTGGTCGCTGTGGGCGCTGAGTTACTACCCCCAGCCGTACCGCCACCTCCCCGAGCAGACCCGGCACTACCTGGTCCGTCGGGTGCTCGGGCCGCTCGGGGCGTGGTGGCTGCGCGAGCGGTTCGAGGGGAAGGTGCAGGTCAGCGAGGTCGAGCGGATCGTACAGGCCGAGGCGGGCGGGGGCGCGGGCGCGGCGGACGGCGGGCCGGTGCTCACCGTCGCGACGCCGGGCGGAGGCACACAGCACCTCACCGCCGACCACGTCATCGCCGCGACCGGGTACCGGGTCGACATCGCGGCGATGGACTTCCTCGGGCACGAGCTGCGCACCCAGCTGGCGGTGAGCCGGGGTACGCCGAAACTCGGCGCCGGGTATGTGTCGTCCGTGCCGGGCGTCTACTTCACGGGGCTGCCGTCGGCGTCGTCGTACGGGCCGGTGATGCGGTTCGTGTGCGGGACGGAGTTCGCGTCGCCGAGGCTGGCGAAGCATCTGGCGGCCGCGCACGGGTAG
- a CDS encoding formylglycine-generating enzyme family protein: MGTPPQTPHIGLTPIPPGQVTLTDRRTQRSWTVDLAPFHLGTLPVTQAQYAQVTGDRPSTAQGDGRLPVETVSWRDAVLFCNSLSQQEELTPAYGFDAQGEPVLRDPSADGYRLPTEAEWEYACRAGTSGPRYGPLDDIAWHRGNSGERPHEPGGRLPNPWGLHDMLGNVWEWCWDLYDPEVYGTYRVLRGGGWFDEHWSCRTSVRRRSHPTFRVDDVGFRVARSATS, from the coding sequence ATGGGCACGCCCCCGCAGACCCCGCACATCGGCCTCACCCCCATCCCACCCGGCCAGGTCACCCTCACCGACCGCCGCACACAACGCAGTTGGACGGTCGACCTCGCCCCCTTCCACCTCGGCACCCTCCCGGTCACGCAGGCGCAGTACGCCCAAGTCACCGGTGATCGGCCCAGCACCGCGCAGGGCGACGGCCGCCTCCCCGTGGAGACCGTGTCGTGGCGGGACGCGGTCCTCTTCTGCAACTCCCTTTCCCAGCAGGAGGAGTTGACCCCGGCGTACGGATTCGACGCCCAGGGCGAACCCGTCCTGCGCGACCCCTCCGCCGACGGCTACCGCCTCCCCACCGAAGCCGAGTGGGAGTACGCGTGCCGGGCGGGGACGAGCGGCCCGCGCTACGGCCCCCTCGACGACATCGCCTGGCACCGGGGCAACTCCGGCGAGCGACCCCACGAGCCGGGCGGCCGACTCCCCAACCCCTGGGGCCTGCACGACATGCTGGGCAACGTGTGGGAATGGTGCTGGGACCTCTACGACCCCGAGGTCTACGGCACGTACCGCGTCCTGCGCGGCGGCGGCTGGTTCGACGAGCACTGGAGCTGCCGCACCTCCGTGCGCCGCCGAAGCCACCCCACCTTCCGCGTGGACGACGTCGGCTTCCGCGTCGCCCGCTCCGCGACGAGCTGA
- a CDS encoding arabinogalactan endo-1,4-beta-galactosidase produces MRRRSVLTAAGAAALAVPVLGAAPAVASTGGGSDRRRLEIRGMDISSLPKDEAHGAVYRRADGRRDDPIRILADAGVTHARLKVWVNPADGYNNKKHILPLAKRLRRAGIGIWVDFHYSDTWADPSHQAKPAAWADLDVAGLTRAVYDHTADVLGALRRQGTPADLVQIGNEINGGLLWPTGKNWGDDGGGWGNLTTFLKAGLNAARDTTPRIRTMLHIASGGDNGTSRWWYDNVVADGVDFDIIAQSYYPFWHGAPEAAAANLADLAARYDKPVLIAETAYPFTLESEDATNDIMYDPSQLTAGYPATPAGQAAWLRTVADLMANVPGDKGLGYCYWEGVWTYRAGDGWDPTDPTSGNAWENLALFDFDDKALPGLRTLGRYRS; encoded by the coding sequence ATGCGCAGACGCAGTGTTCTTACGGCGGCGGGGGCGGCGGCACTCGCGGTGCCGGTGTTGGGCGCGGCACCGGCCGTGGCGAGTACCGGGGGCGGGTCGGACCGGCGCCGGCTGGAGATCCGGGGGATGGACATCTCGTCGCTCCCCAAGGACGAGGCGCACGGGGCGGTTTACCGCCGGGCTGACGGCCGCCGGGACGACCCGATCCGCATCCTGGCCGACGCGGGTGTGACGCACGCGCGCCTCAAGGTGTGGGTGAACCCGGCCGACGGTTACAACAACAAGAAGCACATCCTGCCGTTGGCGAAGCGGTTGCGCCGGGCGGGGATCGGCATCTGGGTCGACTTCCACTACTCCGACACCTGGGCCGACCCGTCCCACCAGGCCAAGCCGGCGGCCTGGGCGGACCTGGACGTGGCGGGCCTGACGCGCGCGGTCTACGACCACACGGCCGACGTCCTGGGTGCGCTGCGCCGCCAGGGCACCCCGGCGGACCTGGTCCAGATCGGCAACGAGATCAACGGCGGGCTGCTCTGGCCCACCGGCAAGAACTGGGGTGACGACGGCGGGGGTTGGGGCAACCTGACGACGTTCCTGAAGGCCGGCCTGAACGCCGCCCGCGACACCACCCCGCGTATCCGCACGATGCTCCACATCGCCTCCGGCGGCGACAACGGCACGTCCCGCTGGTGGTACGACAACGTGGTCGCCGACGGCGTCGACTTCGACATCATCGCCCAGTCGTACTACCCGTTCTGGCACGGCGCCCCGGAGGCCGCGGCGGCCAACTTGGCGGATCTCGCGGCCCGTTACGACAAGCCGGTGCTGATCGCGGAGACGGCGTACCCGTTCACGCTGGAGAGCGAGGACGCGACGAACGACATCATGTACGACCCCTCGCAGCTGACGGCGGGCTACCCGGCGACCCCGGCCGGCCAGGCGGCGTGGCTCCGCACGGTGGCCGACCTGATGGCGAACGTTCCCGGCGACAAGGGCCTGGGCTACTGCTATTGGGAAGGCGTCTGGACGTACCGGGCCGGTGACGGCTGGGACCCGACCGACCCGACCTCGGGCAACGCGTGGGAGAACCTCGCCCTGTTCGACTTCGACGACAAGGCGCTGCCGGGGTTGAGGACGCTGGGCCGCTACCGGTCGTAG
- a CDS encoding beta-galactosidase, with protein MPSPAPHDRLPLAFGGDYNPEQWPREVWEEDVRLMREAGVTAVSLGVFSWARLEPRPGEYDWEWLDTVMGLLHGAGIAVNLGTPTVVPPAWFYRAHPDALPVTREGVRLAFGSRGAICHSNPEYRAAAATITTALAERYGSHPAVVLWHVHNEYGAPVLACYCDVCAAAFRDWLRVRHGTLDALNQAWGTAFWGQQYGDWEEITPPRATPSVCNPTQQLDYRRFADAQARANFCAERDILHRLSPGVPVTTNFMVAPSQGQGVDYWAWAKEVDLVTNDHYLMTDGRRTHVNLALAADLTRSVAGGGPWLLLEHATSGVNWQPYNPAKRPGEMARNSLGHVARGSEGAMFFQWRQSQSGAEKFHTAMLANSGTDNRGWREVTELGRRVGELSRAGLRGTRTRGDVAMVWSWDSWWAQSLEWRPSQDLDARERLDSFYEALYDRHLTVDFVPPTGLGDLDPERYPLLVVPQLYAAPAGVGADLERYVSRGGTLLVSFFSGIVDENDTLHPGAYPGALRDVLGLTVEEFDPLLPGEVVSVRGADGASYEADLWSEVVVPGAGCETVAVFADGRTAGGPALTRYALGSGASWYLATRLTGADLAAVVDLALADAGITPVDLPRDVELVVREGESGTFRFAVNHTGGEVKVVLPDGSRAAVPAGGVEVFHTPR; from the coding sequence CACGACCGTCTGCCGCTCGCCTTCGGAGGTGACTACAACCCCGAGCAGTGGCCGCGGGAGGTCTGGGAGGAGGACGTACGGCTGATGCGGGAGGCCGGGGTCACGGCGGTCTCGCTCGGCGTCTTCTCCTGGGCCCGGCTGGAACCGCGCCCGGGCGAGTACGACTGGGAGTGGCTCGACACGGTGATGGGCCTGCTGCACGGGGCGGGCATCGCCGTGAACCTCGGCACGCCGACGGTCGTACCGCCGGCGTGGTTCTACCGCGCGCACCCCGACGCGCTCCCGGTGACGCGCGAAGGCGTGCGCCTGGCCTTCGGCTCGCGGGGCGCGATATGCCACTCGAACCCCGAGTACCGGGCGGCGGCGGCCACGATCACCACGGCGCTCGCCGAGCGCTACGGCAGCCACCCGGCGGTGGTCCTGTGGCACGTCCACAACGAGTACGGCGCCCCGGTGCTCGCCTGCTACTGCGACGTTTGCGCGGCGGCTTTCCGCGACTGGCTGCGCGTGCGCCACGGCACGCTCGACGCCCTCAACCAGGCCTGGGGAACGGCGTTTTGGGGCCAGCAGTACGGCGACTGGGAGGAGATCACTCCGCCCCGGGCCACCCCTTCCGTATGCAATCCCACCCAGCAACTCGACTACCGCCGCTTCGCCGACGCCCAGGCCCGCGCCAACTTCTGTGCCGAGCGCGACATCCTGCACCGCCTCTCCCCCGGGGTCCCCGTCACCACCAACTTCATGGTCGCGCCGAGCCAGGGCCAGGGCGTCGACTACTGGGCTTGGGCCAAGGAGGTCGACCTCGTCACCAACGACCACTACCTGATGACGGACGGCCGCCGTACGCACGTGAACCTGGCGCTGGCCGCCGACTTGACGCGTTCGGTGGCGGGCGGGGGTCCGTGGCTGCTGCTGGAGCACGCCACGTCCGGGGTCAACTGGCAGCCGTACAACCCCGCGAAGCGTCCCGGTGAGATGGCGCGGAACTCACTCGGGCACGTGGCGCGCGGTTCCGAGGGCGCGATGTTCTTCCAGTGGCGGCAGTCGCAGTCGGGCGCGGAGAAGTTCCACACCGCGATGCTGGCGAACTCCGGTACGGACAACCGGGGTTGGCGCGAGGTGACCGAACTCGGCCGCAGGGTCGGGGAGTTGAGCCGGGCCGGTCTGCGGGGCACGCGGACCCGGGGTGACGTGGCGATGGTGTGGTCCTGGGACTCCTGGTGGGCGCAGAGCCTGGAGTGGCGGCCGAGCCAGGACCTGGACGCGCGGGAACGGTTGGACTCGTTCTACGAGGCCCTGTACGACCGGCACTTGACGGTGGACTTCGTGCCGCCGACGGGGCTCGGCGACCTGGACCCGGAGCGGTATCCGCTGCTGGTGGTACCGCAGTTGTACGCGGCGCCGGCCGGAGTGGGGGCGGACCTGGAACGGTACGTCTCGCGGGGCGGAACCCTGCTGGTCTCCTTCTTCTCCGGGATCGTCGACGAGAACGACACGTTGCATCCGGGCGCGTATCCGGGGGCGTTGCGGGATGTACTCGGGCTGACCGTCGAGGAGTTCGATCCGCTGCTGCCGGGTGAGGTGGTGTCGGTCCGGGGGGCGGACGGGGCGTCGTACGAGGCGGATCTGTGGTCCGAGGTCGTGGTTCCGGGTGCGGGTTGCGAGACGGTCGCGGTGTTCGCCGATGGGCGTACGGCGGGTGGGCCCGCGCTGACCCGGTACGCGCTGGGGTCGGGAGCCTCCTGGTACTTGGCGACGCGGTTGACGGGCGCCGACCTGGCCGCCGTCGTCGACCTCGCCCTCGCGGACGCGGGGATCACGCCGGTCGATCTGCCGCGCGATGTCGAACTCGTCGTACGGGAGGGCGAGTCGGGGACGTTCCGCTTCGCGGTGAACCACACCGGGGGCGAGGTGAAGGTGGTGCTGCCGGACGGGAGCCGGGCGGCGGTACCGGCGGGCGGGGTGGAGGTCTTCCACACCCCGCGCTGA